The following proteins come from a genomic window of Anabaena sphaerica FACHB-251:
- a CDS encoding pantothenate kinase — translation MKQNSKSEPTYKLWLALMVGNSRLHWALFIGKNLHSTWDSSHTVKPGIENMTIYPQPEDAESYVSQNTGHLPFIFASVVPAQTETWQNYPNAQLITLDQIPIAGMYPTLGIDRALALFGAGTTWGFPILIIDAGTALTFTGADANQRLVGGAILPGLSLQLTSLGQQTGQLPLLEISEISELPPRFALDTKEAIKSGIIYTLLAGIKDFIDNWLSLFPKSKIAITGGNSDLLKTYLKKHFPEIGEKLISERNLIFWGMREVFMVNKE, via the coding sequence GTGAAACAGAACAGCAAATCAGAACCTACCTATAAGCTTTGGTTAGCCTTAATGGTTGGTAACTCTCGGTTACATTGGGCGTTGTTTATAGGCAAAAATCTCCACTCCACTTGGGATAGCAGTCATACAGTTAAACCTGGTATCGAAAATATGACCATCTACCCACAACCAGAGGACGCTGAATCTTATGTCTCTCAAAATACTGGTCATCTACCCTTCATTTTCGCTTCCGTAGTTCCCGCTCAAACAGAAACGTGGCAAAATTACCCAAATGCACAGTTAATTACCTTAGATCAAATACCCATAGCGGGAATGTATCCCACACTAGGCATTGATCGCGCTTTGGCTTTGTTTGGTGCAGGAACAACTTGGGGATTTCCTATATTAATAATTGATGCCGGAACAGCATTAACTTTTACAGGTGCAGATGCAAACCAGCGTTTAGTAGGTGGGGCAATTTTACCAGGGTTGAGTTTACAACTTACCAGCTTAGGACAACAAACCGGACAATTACCATTATTAGAAATTAGCGAAATTAGCGAATTACCACCACGTTTTGCTCTGGATACAAAGGAGGCTATTAAAAGTGGAATAATTTACACTTTATTAGCGGGAATTAAAGATTTTATTGATAATTGGTTATCGTTATTCCCTAAAAGTAAAATCGCCATTACCGGAGGAAATAGTGATTTATTAAAAACCTATCTAAAAAAACATTTTCCAGAAATAGGAGAAAAGTTAATTTCCGAAAGAAATTTGATTTTTTGGGGAATGAGAGAAGTATTCATGGTAAATAAGGAATAA
- the ispF gene encoding 2-C-methyl-D-erythritol 2,4-cyclodiphosphate synthase yields the protein MNIRIGNGYDIHRLVSDRPLILGGVHIPHELGLLGHSDADVLTHAIMDAMLGALSLGDIGHYFPPSDPQWKGADSLVLLKQVHQLILQQGWKIGNIDSVVVAERPKLKPHINSMREKLAAVLQLEPNQVGVKATTNEKLGPTGREEGICAYAVVLLVADD from the coding sequence ATGAACATCAGAATTGGTAACGGCTACGATATTCACCGATTGGTGAGCGATCGCCCTTTAATTTTAGGCGGTGTTCACATTCCTCATGAACTAGGTTTGTTAGGACATAGTGATGCTGATGTCCTTACTCACGCGATTATGGACGCTATGCTGGGAGCATTATCCTTAGGGGACATTGGCCATTATTTCCCCCCCAGCGATCCCCAATGGAAAGGGGCTGATAGTCTTGTACTATTAAAACAGGTACATCAGTTGATTCTTCAACAAGGTTGGAAAATAGGAAATATTGATTCTGTCGTTGTTGCAGAACGTCCGAAATTAAAACCTCATATTAATTCAATGCGGGAGAAATTAGCAGCAGTTTTACAATTAGAACCTAATCAAGTTGGTGTCAAAGCTACTACTAATGAAAAATTGGGACCAACTGGCAGAGAAGAAGGTATTTGTGCTTATGCTGTCGTTTTGTTAGTGGCAGATGATTGA
- a CDS encoding PIN domain-containing protein produces MLILYIETNFLMAIAKGQDSQAANLLYNPPQSVRIFIPNICYIEAVSTYRIEEKYGLHFQEEMGKKIRELGRDKSSNYAQSFLRSLEQARIDNMSLMNDIKSRLLDAIDKINTNAQIIHVSDYTLHNICQAFLTEMEVLLIKNDIMDNLILQCILEQANLHPEEEKAFISNNTKDFNEPEVKDALRSAGIRYFTMTQHFLDWFNSSESN; encoded by the coding sequence GTGCTGATACTTTATATTGAAACTAACTTTTTAATGGCTATTGCTAAAGGACAGGATTCACAAGCAGCAAATTTACTGTATAATCCGCCTCAGTCTGTCCGCATATTTATACCAAATATTTGTTATATTGAAGCAGTTTCTACATACAGAATAGAAGAAAAATATGGATTACATTTCCAGGAGGAAATGGGTAAAAAAATCCGAGAGTTAGGACGAGATAAAAGTTCTAATTATGCTCAATCTTTTTTGAGAAGTTTAGAGCAAGCCCGTATTGATAATATGTCCTTGATGAATGATATTAAATCCCGCCTTCTTGATGCCATTGATAAGATAAATACTAACGCGCAAATAATACACGTAAGTGACTATACACTGCATAATATCTGTCAAGCATTTTTGACGGAAATGGAAGTTTTACTGATCAAAAATGATATTATGGATAACTTAATTTTGCAATGTATACTGGAACAAGCTAATTTACATCCTGAAGAAGAAAAGGCTTTTATCAGCAATAACACCAAAGACTTTAATGAACCTGAAGTCAAAGATGCTTTACGCAGTGCTGGAATCAGATATTTTACAATGACACAGCATTTTCTCGACTGGTTTAACTCTAGTGAATCAAACTAA
- a CDS encoding cyanophycinase, translated as MQQLKAKSLEMRTPQATKTAVLVIGGAEDKVHGREILRTFVARAGASKAYITIVPSASREPAIIGGRYIRIFEEMGAEKVEILDIREREQCENSQIKASLEACTGVFLTGGDQLRLCGVLSDTPAMEIIRQRVRAGQLTLAGTSAGAAVMGHHMIAGGGSGETPNRSLVDMATGLGFIPEVIVDQHFHNRNRMGRLISAIAAHPDRLGIGIDEDTCAVFERDGWLQVMGKGSVTIVDPTELTHTNEPHVSANEPLTVHNLRLHILSYGDRFHLYQRTVLPAVHRISS; from the coding sequence ATGCAGCAATTAAAAGCTAAATCGCTGGAAATGAGGACACCCCAAGCAACTAAAACCGCCGTTCTAGTTATCGGAGGCGCAGAAGACAAAGTTCACGGACGCGAAATCTTGCGGACTTTTGTTGCTCGTGCTGGTGCTAGCAAGGCATATATTACAATTGTTCCATCAGCCTCCCGCGAACCAGCCATCATTGGTGGTCGGTATATTCGCATTTTTGAAGAAATGGGTGCCGAAAAGGTTGAGATTTTAGACATTCGTGAACGCGAACAATGCGAAAACTCTCAGATTAAAGCATCCTTAGAAGCCTGTACTGGGGTTTTTTTAACAGGGGGAGACCAATTGCGCCTCTGTGGAGTTCTGTCAGATACACCAGCGATGGAAATTATCCGGCAGCGGGTGAGAGCAGGACAACTGACCCTAGCAGGAACCAGCGCGGGGGCGGCAGTAATGGGGCATCACATGATTGCAGGTGGAGGTAGTGGTGAAACGCCAAATCGTTCCCTAGTTGATATGGCAACAGGCTTGGGATTTATTCCTGAAGTCATTGTCGATCAGCACTTTCACAACCGTAATCGGATGGGAAGACTGATAAGTGCGATCGCTGCCCATCCAGATCGCCTTGGCATTGGCATTGATGAAGATACCTGTGCTGTGTTTGAACGTGATGGTTGGTTGCAAGTCATGGGCAAAGGAAGTGTGACAATTGTTGATCCCACAGAACTTACCCATACTAATGAACCCCATGTCAGCGCCAACGAACCCTTAACTGTGCATAATTTACGTCTACATATCCTCAGTTACGGAGATCGCTTCCATCTTTACCAACGTACTGTTTTACCTGCTGTGCATCGGATCTCCAGCTGA
- the argH gene encoding argininosuccinate lyase has product MTEKPTWSQRFETSLHPAIARFNASISFDIELIEYDITGSQAHAQMLAHTGIISPEEGEQLVTGLEKIRQEYRQGQFQPGIDAEDVHFAVEKRLTEMVGDVGKKLHTARSRNDQVGTDTRLYLRDQIQQIRQYLREFQTVLLEIAEKNVETLIPGYTHLQRAQPLSLAHHLLAYFQMSQRDWERLGDVYKRVNISPLGCGALAGTTFPIDRHYTASLLHFDNIYANSLDGVSDRDFAIEFLCAASMIMVHLSRLSEEVILWASEEFRFVTLKDSCATGSSIMPQKKNPDVPELVRGKTGRVFGHLQAMLVIMKGLPLAYNKDLQEDKEGIFDTVKTVKACLEAMTILLREGLEFRNQRLAQAVTEDFSNATDVADYLAARGVPFREAYNLVGKVVKTSIAAGKLLKDLKLEEWQQIHPAFAADIYEAISPRQVVAARNSYGGTGFAQVKQAIVAARTQIRAEY; this is encoded by the coding sequence ATGACCGAAAAACCAACTTGGAGCCAGCGGTTTGAAACCTCATTACATCCAGCGATCGCTCGTTTTAATGCTAGTATCAGTTTTGACATTGAACTCATAGAATATGACATTACTGGTTCCCAAGCTCATGCCCAAATGCTGGCTCACACAGGAATTATTTCCCCAGAAGAAGGAGAGCAACTAGTAACAGGTTTAGAAAAAATCCGCCAAGAATACCGACAAGGCCAATTTCAACCTGGTATTGATGCCGAAGATGTACATTTTGCCGTAGAAAAGCGACTCACAGAAATGGTCGGTGATGTCGGTAAAAAGCTGCATACTGCCCGTTCTCGTAATGATCAGGTAGGCACTGATACCAGACTCTACCTGCGCGACCAAATTCAACAAATTCGCCAGTATTTACGGGAATTTCAAACAGTATTACTCGAAATAGCTGAAAAAAACGTTGAAACCCTGATTCCCGGCTATACCCACCTACAACGCGCCCAACCTCTGAGTTTAGCTCATCACCTTTTGGCATACTTTCAGATGTCACAACGGGACTGGGAACGGTTAGGAGATGTTTACAAACGAGTGAATATTTCTCCCTTGGGTTGTGGTGCTTTAGCGGGAACAACTTTTCCCATTGACCGACATTACACAGCCAGCTTATTGCATTTTGACAATATTTATGCTAATAGCTTAGATGGAGTGAGCGATCGCGATTTTGCCATTGAATTCCTCTGTGCAGCCAGCATGATTATGGTTCACCTCAGTCGTCTCTCAGAAGAAGTGATCCTCTGGGCATCAGAAGAATTTCGCTTTGTCACCCTCAAAGATAGCTGTGCCACAGGTTCCAGCATCATGCCCCAAAAGAAAAACCCTGATGTACCAGAATTAGTGCGTGGAAAAACAGGGCGTGTTTTTGGTCATCTCCAGGCTATGTTAGTGATTATGAAAGGCTTACCCCTGGCATATAACAAAGACCTACAAGAAGATAAAGAAGGCATATTTGACACCGTTAAAACTGTTAAAGCCTGTTTAGAAGCAATGACAATTTTGTTGCGGGAAGGTTTAGAATTTCGCAATCAACGCTTGGCGCAAGCAGTTACAGAAGATTTTTCTAATGCTACCGATGTCGCAGATTACTTAGCAGCAAGGGGCGTACCCTTCCGAGAAGCCTACAACCTTGTAGGTAAAGTAGTAAAAACCAGTATTGCCGCAGGTAAACTTCTCAAAGATTTAAAGCTAGAAGAGTGGCAACAAATACACCCAGCCTTTGCTGCGGATATTTATGAAGCAATATCACCCCGCCAAGTGGTTGCAGCCCGTAACAGTTACGGTGGTACTGGTTTTGCACAGGTTAAACAAGCTATAGTGGCTGCCCGTACTCAAATACGCGCCGAGTATTAA
- the larB gene encoding nickel pincer cofactor biosynthesis protein LarB, translated as MTQPEALRSLLEAVANGKVTPEMALDSLKDLAYESVGEFAKIDHHRHLRTGFPEVIWGPGKTPDQIAQIMEVMRQRASVVMATRISLDVYAALQKKVRGLQYFELARICAIKPPVIEPIFPGEIGILSAGTADLPVAEEAAVTAELYGFRVQRLWDVGVAGIHRLLDNRHLINSVSVLIVVAGMEGALPSVVAGLADCPVIAVPTSIGYGASFGGLAPLLTMLNSCAAGIGVVNIDNGFGAAVLAGQILRTSEKLRLASQT; from the coding sequence ATGACTCAACCTGAAGCTTTGCGATCGCTCTTAGAAGCTGTTGCCAATGGTAAAGTAACTCCAGAGATGGCTTTAGACTCACTTAAAGACTTAGCTTATGAATCTGTAGGTGAGTTTGCTAAAATTGACCACCATCGTCATTTAAGAACCGGTTTCCCAGAAGTGATTTGGGGGCCTGGTAAAACACCTGATCAAATTGCTCAAATTATGGAAGTTATGCGTCAGCGTGCTTCTGTAGTCATGGCCACGCGCATTTCCCTTGATGTTTATGCGGCACTGCAAAAAAAGGTCAGAGGTCTGCAATACTTTGAATTAGCGCGAATTTGTGCCATTAAACCCCCTGTGATTGAACCCATCTTCCCTGGAGAAATTGGTATTCTTTCCGCTGGTACGGCTGATTTACCTGTTGCAGAAGAAGCCGCAGTTACAGCTGAACTTTATGGTTTCCGGGTTCAGCGTCTCTGGGATGTGGGTGTAGCGGGTATTCATCGCTTACTAGATAACCGTCACCTCATTAATTCCGTATCGGTATTGATTGTAGTAGCGGGGATGGAAGGTGCTTTACCGAGTGTGGTTGCTGGTTTAGCAGATTGTCCTGTAATTGCTGTTCCCACCAGTATCGGTTATGGTGCAAGCTTTGGTGGTTTAGCACCTTTATTAACAATGCTTAATTCTTGCGCTGCTGGTATTGGTGTAGTTAATATTGATAACGGCTTTGGTGCAGCAGTTTTAGCAGGTCAAATTTTGCGAACTTCAGAGAAATTGCGCTTGGCATCTCAAACTTAA
- the trmD gene encoding tRNA (guanosine(37)-N1)-methyltransferase TrmD — protein MRFDIVTLFPDCFSSVLSSGLLGKALAKQIAEVHLVNPRDFTTDKHRKVDDEPYGGGVGMLMKPEPIFAAVESLPILPRREVILMSPQGQTINQPLLRELVTNYDQLVVICGHYEGVDERVLNLVTREVSLGDFILTGGEIPAMALLNGVVRLLPGTVGKVESLKAESFEEGLLDFPQYTRPANFRGWKVPDVLLSGNHAEIARWRFQQQIQRTASRRPDLLEKWEQEREQGAGEQGSRGAGE, from the coding sequence GTGCGTTTTGATATAGTTACGCTTTTTCCTGATTGTTTTAGCTCGGTTCTGAGTTCCGGTCTTTTGGGTAAAGCCCTAGCCAAGCAGATTGCTGAAGTGCATCTGGTTAACCCCAGGGATTTTACTACTGATAAACATCGTAAGGTAGATGATGAACCTTACGGCGGCGGTGTGGGGATGCTGATGAAGCCTGAACCAATTTTTGCTGCTGTGGAGTCGCTGCCGATTCTACCGCGCCGAGAGGTGATTTTGATGAGTCCCCAAGGTCAAACGATAAATCAGCCCCTCCTGCGAGAATTAGTGACCAATTATGACCAATTGGTGGTGATTTGTGGTCATTATGAAGGGGTAGATGAGAGAGTGCTGAATTTAGTCACTCGTGAAGTGTCTTTGGGTGATTTTATTCTCACTGGTGGAGAAATTCCAGCGATGGCTTTACTCAATGGGGTTGTGCGCTTACTACCGGGGACGGTTGGTAAGGTAGAATCTCTCAAAGCTGAAAGTTTTGAGGAAGGTTTATTAGATTTTCCCCAGTATACCCGTCCCGCCAATTTTCGCGGCTGGAAAGTGCCAGATGTGCTACTGAGTGGAAATCATGCAGAAATTGCCCGTTGGCGTTTTCAACAACAAATTCAACGCACAGCTTCCCGTCGTCCCGATTTGCTGGAAAAATGGGAACAAGAGAGGGAACAGGGAGCAGGGGAGCAGGGGAGCAGGGGAGCAGGGGAGTAG
- a CDS encoding ABC transporter substrate-binding protein, translating to MKFNKNIINHTKRLLLLITILSFTAISITACNPNNFKSSASQQVPQLVTSILSDPKTFNYALSSESPNIFGYTYEGLINQNPLTGKLEPNLAESWEVSEDKFKITFTLRENLKWSDGKPLTVDDVVFTYNDIYLNEEIPTDLRDILRIGKDRKLPTVTKVDSRRVEFSVPEPFRPFLQNAGAAILPAHALRESVKTKDQDGKPKFLTMWGVDTPPEQIIVNGPYKLERYDTSQRIIFRRNPYYWRKDAQGKPQPYIERIVWQIVESTDTSLLQFRSGGLDSVGVTPDYFSLLKTQEKQGNFKIYNGGPSSSTSFVVFNLNKGKRNGKSLVDPIKSRWFNNPEFRQAIAYAIDRKTMINNTFRGLGQTQDSPISVQSPYYLSPEKGLKVYNYNPEKAKKLLLEAGFKYNSQNQLEDAQGNRVRFALLTNAGNKIREAMGSQIKQDLSKIGIQVDFTPLAWNTFLDKLSNTLDWEASLLGLTGGLEPNDGANVWSPEGGLHMFNQKPQPGQKPIEAWEVAPWEAKIHQLYIQGAQEFNEEKVKEIYAESQRLTQDNLPFIYLVNSYSLSAVRNRFEGIKFSALGGPFWNIHEIKITK from the coding sequence ATGAAATTCAATAAAAACATTATCAATCACACAAAACGCCTTTTATTACTCATCACTATCCTGTCATTTACAGCAATATCAATTACTGCTTGCAACCCCAATAATTTCAAAAGTAGTGCAAGTCAGCAAGTACCGCAATTAGTAACTAGTATTCTTAGCGATCCCAAAACCTTTAACTATGCTCTTAGTTCCGAATCACCCAATATTTTTGGTTATACTTACGAAGGATTAATTAACCAAAATCCTCTTACCGGTAAACTTGAGCCAAATTTAGCAGAATCATGGGAAGTTTCTGAGGATAAATTCAAGATTACCTTCACTCTTCGCGAGAACTTAAAATGGTCTGATGGTAAGCCATTGACGGTAGATGATGTAGTATTTACCTATAACGATATTTATCTCAATGAAGAAATACCCACTGACCTAAGAGATATTTTGAGGATTGGTAAAGATCGCAAACTTCCTACTGTGACAAAAGTCGATAGTAGACGGGTAGAATTTAGCGTACCAGAACCTTTTAGGCCTTTCTTACAAAATGCTGGTGCTGCAATTTTACCTGCTCATGCGTTACGAGAATCGGTGAAAACGAAAGACCAAGATGGGAAACCGAAGTTTCTAACAATGTGGGGTGTGGATACTCCACCTGAGCAAATTATTGTCAATGGACCTTATAAACTAGAACGTTACGATACAAGTCAACGGATAATTTTCCGCCGTAACCCCTATTATTGGCGTAAAGATGCTCAAGGTAAACCCCAACCTTATATTGAAAGAATTGTTTGGCAAATTGTTGAATCAACAGATACTTCTTTGTTGCAATTTCGCTCTGGTGGTTTAGACTCTGTAGGTGTGACACCTGATTATTTTTCTTTGCTGAAAACACAAGAAAAACAAGGTAATTTCAAAATTTATAATGGTGGACCATCTTCTAGTACAAGTTTTGTAGTTTTCAATTTAAATAAAGGTAAAAGAAATGGTAAATCTCTTGTAGATCCAATTAAATCGCGTTGGTTTAATAATCCAGAATTCCGCCAAGCTATAGCTTATGCAATTGATAGAAAAACCATGATTAATAATACTTTTCGTGGTTTGGGACAAACTCAAGATTCACCAATTTCTGTTCAAAGTCCTTATTATTTATCACCTGAGAAAGGTTTAAAAGTTTACAACTACAATCCAGAAAAAGCCAAAAAATTACTACTCGAAGCAGGGTTCAAATACAATTCTCAAAATCAACTAGAAGATGCTCAAGGAAACCGTGTTAGGTTTGCTTTACTTACCAATGCAGGTAACAAAATTCGTGAAGCAATGGGTTCACAAATTAAACAAGATTTGAGCAAAATTGGTATTCAAGTTGATTTCACGCCTTTAGCATGGAATACTTTTTTAGATAAGCTATCTAATACTTTAGATTGGGAAGCATCTTTGCTAGGTTTGACCGGTGGTTTAGAACCCAATGATGGAGCTAATGTCTGGTCTCCTGAAGGTGGGTTACATATGTTTAATCAAAAACCCCAACCAGGACAAAAGCCAATAGAAGCGTGGGAAGTTGCACCTTGGGAAGCAAAGATACACCAACTTTATATTCAAGGCGCACAAGAATTTAATGAAGAAAAGGTTAAGGAAATTTACGCGGAAAGTCAACGATTAACACAGGATAATTTACCATTTATTTATTTAGTAAACTCCTATTCTCTCTCAGCGGTGCGAAATCGTTTTGAAGGGATTAAATTTTCTGCTTTAGGTGGTCCTTTCTGGAACATTCATGAAATTAAAATCACAAAGTAG
- a CDS encoding NUDIX hydrolase: MNILAFLTSLLQSTRSLWHVGQTVLGIIFRHPITGTSVIPILPDGRIVLIRRSDDGCWSLPGGMVDWGEDISSAVRRELMEETGLELLKIRRLVGVYSAPDRDPRIHSICIVVEAEVQGEMKPQDNLEVLEIQAFPPSSLPQPRMSHDHHRQLQDYLNGLTTLA; encoded by the coding sequence TTGAATATTCTTGCTTTTCTTACTTCATTGCTCCAGTCTACACGTAGCTTATGGCACGTTGGGCAAACAGTATTGGGTATTATTTTTCGCCATCCCATTACTGGTACTAGCGTTATTCCAATTTTACCTGATGGTCGAATTGTCCTAATTCGACGCAGCGATGATGGTTGCTGGTCTTTACCTGGTGGTATGGTGGACTGGGGAGAGGATATTTCTAGTGCAGTCCGTCGAGAATTAATGGAAGAAACTGGACTAGAATTGTTGAAAATTCGGCGTTTGGTGGGTGTTTATTCCGCACCAGATCGAGATCCAAGAATTCATTCAATTTGTATTGTGGTTGAAGCTGAAGTACAAGGAGAAATGAAACCTCAAGATAATTTAGAAGTGCTAGAAATTCAAGCTTTTCCTCCTAGTTCTCTTCCGCAACCACGGATGTCTCATGACCACCATCGGCAATTACAAGACTACTTAAATGGTTTAACAACATTGGCATAA
- a CDS encoding alpha/beta fold hydrolase, whose product MDTLFRNSRRKLSQGLLFWREIGKGTPVVLLHGAWNDSSQWVSIMNLLSQYFHCFAPDLLGFSESENPNIHHSINLQVECLAELLQALKLEKIYLVGDSLGAWIAASYALKYPEQVSGLALLEPEGVKVAEEEQNWHKMQRLVNFSPLVVKLLRLLTPLIKLIGWEQKITENLQLRQKLLQYPTACQLLFNRKQPEIEAELLNNRLYSLEVPCLILQGGQDTANAQAKSNTYARMIPKAELKIIAHGENNLPESCAGIVVGYIRDFVKEN is encoded by the coding sequence ATGGATACCCTATTTCGTAACTCCCGGAGAAAACTTTCTCAAGGGCTATTGTTTTGGCGTGAAATTGGTAAAGGGACTCCAGTAGTATTATTACATGGCGCTTGGAATGATAGCAGCCAATGGGTATCGATAATGAATTTACTTTCTCAGTATTTTCATTGCTTTGCACCAGATTTATTGGGTTTTAGTGAATCAGAAAATCCTAATATACATCATTCGATAAATTTACAAGTAGAGTGTTTAGCTGAGTTACTCCAAGCTTTGAAATTAGAAAAAATTTATTTAGTAGGAGATTCTCTGGGGGCTTGGATTGCTGCCAGTTATGCCCTAAAATATCCAGAGCAAGTATCTGGTTTGGCACTCCTAGAACCAGAAGGTGTAAAAGTAGCAGAAGAAGAACAAAATTGGCACAAAATGCAGCGTTTAGTTAACTTTTCACCGCTAGTAGTTAAACTATTACGCTTACTAACTCCTTTGATTAAATTAATCGGTTGGGAGCAGAAAATTACCGAAAATTTACAACTCCGACAAAAATTGTTACAATATCCTACTGCTTGTCAGTTACTATTTAACCGCAAACAACCTGAAATTGAGGCAGAATTATTGAACAATCGCTTGTACTCTCTAGAAGTCCCTTGTTTAATTTTACAAGGTGGTCAAGATACAGCAAATGCTCAGGCTAAGAGCAATACTTATGCTCGCATGATTCCTAAAGCTGAGTTAAAAATTATTGCTCATGGGGAAAATAATTTACCAGAATCTTGTGCTGGGATTGTGGTTGGATATATTCGGGATTTTGTGAAAGAAAATTAG